A region of the Bacillus sp. NP247 genome:
TTCTCGCAAACTTTAAAATTTCTTCTTCATTATCCGTTAAATTCTCGATGTTAGTCTTTAAAGAACCTTGATCTTTCTTTAAAGAAACTAATTGTTTCGTTTGGTTCGTTATTGTATTTTTTTTGCCATTAATTACTTCTTGTTGTTTCGTCAAAATATATTGAACGTACAAAGTAGTCGCAGCAATAAAAATGAACATGAAAATAAAACGCCTTAACTTCTTCTTATTTATAGTTCGATTGTCGTTAGGCTGTGATAGTTGCTCTGGTATATTAGGAACATTTACTCTTTTGAGTTTCCTCATTTTCAAATCCCCCTAACCCATATTTTTTCACTACCATAGGCACGATCTCTTATTAACTTAAATTCTATTCTTATAAAATAAGCTCCTTCACAAAAAAATCTCACAAATTAACCAATTAGAGATAGCGTTCGACGACATCTCTGTATTTAAAATGAGAATTTTTATTTATGCTGCTATAAAATAGTAGTTTATGTTATTCTTTTTCCCCAATTGTAGAAAACATTTTTACACACATAAATTCCAGTTTTGCATACCGATGTTATAACATGCATACAAGGAGGAAAAACGATGCACTACCGTACATTAGGTAACACTGGCATTACTGTTTCTGAAATTGGCTTTGGAGCGTGGGCGATTGGCGGCGATGAATGGGGTCCTGTTAACGACAAACAATCTATAACCGCTATGCAGAAAGCTATTGAATACGGCGTAAACTTTATTGATACTGCTGATGTATACGGATTAGGACATAGTGAAAGGTTAGTAACTCAAGCGATAAGAGAGCACCGTAATAATATCATTTTATCAACGAAAGGCGGTTTAATTGGGCATCACTATGATCCAAGTGGAGAGCCTGTTTATAATACTGCCGAAAAAGTGATCGCAGTATTTGAAACTAGCTTACTGCGCCTAGAAACAGATTATATTGATGTTTATTTCTGTCACATTTGGTGGGATAAACAAGAAGAAACAGAAGCATTTTTACGTGCATTTGAAATATTAAAACGGGAAGGAAAAGTAAGAGCTGTTGGAGTTTCAACTCACGACATACAATATATAAAACACTTCAATAAAAACGCTGAAATTGATGTTGTGCAACTTGATTACAACATATTAAACCGAAAACCAGAAAACGACATACTGCCCTACCTACAAGAGAACAATTTAGGAGCTGTTATACGCGGCCCTTTAAAAATGGGGATATTAACCGGAAAATTTACAAATAAAACAACTTTTCCTGACGGAGATTTACGCAAAGAATGGCCAAAAGAAAAGTGGTTTCAAGAAGATTTACAAAAAGTAGAAAAATTAAGGTTACTCTCAAATGAAAATCAGACATTAGGACAACTTGCACTTCGCTACGTCCTCTCTCATCCAGCAGTATCGGTCGCAATTCCTGGCGCAAAAACAGAAAAACAAGCGAAAGAAAATGCAGATGCAACTACCCGTCCGATACTTACGGATGAGGAATTAGCTTATATTCAGTCAATATAAAACAAGACCAGCAGTTGGATATTTCAACTGCTGGTCTTGTTTTACTTTCAATATTTTAAATCAATATCATATTCCATTCTCTTCGCTGTTTCTTCAGCAACCCGAGCACCTAACAAGTTTTTCACAATATGAAATGACATGTTAATTCCGGCTGAAATTCCACCAGACGTAATAATATGCCCCTCATCTACAAACTTTATATTTTCTAATACTTCAATATTCGGAAAAACATTTCTAAAGTTTTCAATACTAGCCCAATGTGTTGTCGCTTGTTTTTCCTCAAGTAAACCTGCTTTCGCTAACAAAAGCGCTCCAGTACAAACAGAAGCCATTAACTTCACTTCTTTCATTTGCTGACGAATCCAATTTATTATAATTTCATTTTCCACTTCGTTTTCTCTAACACCTAATCCACCAGGAATAATTAAAATATCAACTGGAGGTAAGTTTTCAATGCTATAATCCGGTTGTACCTTTAATCCGTTCCGCGCTATAATCATTTCCCCGTCTTGGCTAACGGTATGTACAATAAATGGTTGTTCACCATTCGTTGTAGTAACGGAAAAAACTTCAAATGGGCCCGCGAAATCTAACACTTCCACTTCATTAAATAGAAAAATCCCTACATTCCAGCGATTAATCATAAACTTACTTCCCCCTGTAAATGATGTAAAA
Encoded here:
- a CDS encoding septum formation initiator family protein; this translates as MRKLKRVNVPNIPEQLSQPNDNRTINKKKLRRFIFMFIFIAATTLYVQYILTKQQEVINGKKNTITNQTKQLVSLKKDQGSLKTNIENLTDNEEEILKFARKEYQFSKSNETIFVLPK
- a CDS encoding aldo/keto reductase translates to MHYRTLGNTGITVSEIGFGAWAIGGDEWGPVNDKQSITAMQKAIEYGVNFIDTADVYGLGHSERLVTQAIREHRNNIILSTKGGLIGHHYDPSGEPVYNTAEKVIAVFETSLLRLETDYIDVYFCHIWWDKQEETEAFLRAFEILKREGKVRAVGVSTHDIQYIKHFNKNAEIDVVQLDYNILNRKPENDILPYLQENNLGAVIRGPLKMGILTGKFTNKTTFPDGDLRKEWPKEKWFQEDLQKVEKLRLLSNENQTLGQLALRYVLSHPAVSVAIPGAKTEKQAKENADATTRPILTDEELAYIQSI
- a CDS encoding DJ-1/PfpI family protein, translating into MINRWNVGIFLFNEVEVLDFAGPFEVFSVTTTNGEQPFIVHTVSQDGEMIIARNGLKVQPDYSIENLPPVDILIIPGGLGVRENEVENEIIINWIRQQMKEVKLMASVCTGALLLAKAGLLEEKQATTHWASIENFRNVFPNIEVLENIKFVDEGHIITSGGISAGINMSFHIVKNLLGARVAEETAKRMEYDIDLKY